From Anaeromicrobium sediminis, one genomic window encodes:
- a CDS encoding peptidase G2 autoproteolytic cleavage domain-containing protein, whose amino-acid sequence YKTIASGDSSHAEGGGTIASGSYSHAQNEGTIAQGKSQTAIGRYNVAQGTSNSYVDTDNAFIIGNGTDSSRSNALEVKWNGDTWVSGSGDFAGDISVGGDGHFTGNVYAAGFNPDFAEMFETIDGNPIDVGYCVALVGDKIRKANSKDEYILGITSATPAIIADGGEMRWKYKYVIDEWGRVQYEDVVVPAEKDKDGKVIIPKRTETRPILNPEYDNTKEYIPRSKRPEWVAVGLIGQLLVRDDGTCKVNGYCMPNDEGIATASSTGYRVMERTGENQILVLVK is encoded by the coding sequence GATATAAAACAATAGCAAGTGGAGACTCTTCCCATGCAGAAGGTGGAGGTACTATTGCTAGTGGATCTTATTCACATGCTCAAAATGAAGGAACAATAGCACAAGGTAAGTCACAAACAGCTATTGGACGATATAATGTAGCACAGGGAACATCAAATTCATACGTGGATACAGATAATGCTTTTATAATAGGAAATGGAACAGATTCTAGTAGAAGTAATGCATTAGAAGTTAAATGGAATGGAGATACCTGGGTTAGTGGAAGTGGGGATTTTGCTGGAGATATATCTGTCGGTGGAGATGGACATTTTACTGGCAATGTATATGCAGCGGGATTTAATCCAGATTTTGCTGAGATGTTTGAAACAATTGATGGTAATCCAATTGATGTTGGATACTGTGTTGCACTAGTTGGTGATAAAATAAGAAAAGCAAATTCTAAGGATGAATATATCTTAGGAATTACTAGTGCTACTCCAGCTATAATAGCAGATGGTGGAGAAATGAGATGGAAATATAAGTATGTAATAGATGAATGGGGTAGGGTTCAGTATGAGGATGTTGTAGTCCCAGCAGAAAAAGATAAAGACGGGAAGGTCATAATTCCAAAGCGTACAGAAACTAGGCCTATTTTAAATCCTGAATATGACAATACAAAAGAGTACATTCCCCGTTCAAAAAGACCAGAATGGGTTGCCGTTGGCCTAATTGGACAGCTTTTAGTTAGAGATGATGGAACCTGTAAAGTAAATGGCTACTGTATGCCTAACGATGAAGGAATTGCCACAGCTTCTAGTACAGGGTACAGAGTAATGGAACGAACAGGAGAAAATCAAATATTAGTTTTGGTAAAATAA
- a CDS encoding sigma-54 interaction domain-containing protein, with protein sequence MKEYLDDLLYTIMESIDEGIHVIDKEGKTIFYNKAMENMEGMDREEVLNKKLLKVFPTLDKDTSTLLMALERGEAIKERPQIYYNNHNKEITTINNTIPIIKDDEIMGAIEIARDITKIKELSTEVVQLQRKLQEQNDKTGKKKFTFDSIIGHSEKFIKAIEYAKRASNYSSSVLIYGETGTGKELVAQSIHYASERADKPFIAQNCAAIPESLLEAMLFGTEKGSFTGAMSKVGLFEHANGGTLFLDEINSMGEKLQSKLLRVLQEKIIRRVGGLKDIVVDVRIIASTNEEPYKIIEEKRLRKDLFYRINVMPVNLPPLRERREDIEVLVEHFIEKYNRKLNVNIKKVEKDVIKYFKKYNWPGNIRELENYIQGAMNVVGEDEILRKEHFSPHVNTNVFKFHAENKYKLQGTLPDTLIAIEKEMIKDALNNNNGNISKAADLLGIKRQTLQHKLKKYNLKGD encoded by the coding sequence ATGAAAGAATACTTAGATGATTTGTTATATACCATAATGGAGAGCATAGATGAAGGAATTCATGTAATAGATAAAGAGGGAAAAACTATTTTTTACAATAAGGCCATGGAAAATATGGAAGGTATGGATAGGGAAGAAGTACTAAATAAAAAATTATTAAAGGTATTTCCCACATTAGATAAGGATACGAGTACTTTACTAATGGCTCTAGAACGGGGAGAAGCCATAAAAGAGAGACCACAGATTTATTATAATAATCACAATAAGGAGATAACTACCATAAACAATACTATTCCCATAATAAAGGACGATGAAATTATGGGAGCTATAGAAATAGCAAGGGATATAACTAAAATAAAGGAATTATCTACAGAAGTAGTTCAGCTCCAAAGAAAACTACAGGAACAAAACGATAAAACAGGAAAGAAAAAATTTACTTTTGATTCTATAATTGGACATAGTGAAAAATTCATTAAGGCCATAGAATATGCTAAACGAGCATCTAATTATTCTTCCAGTGTTCTCATATATGGAGAGACAGGAACAGGAAAGGAGTTAGTTGCCCAAAGTATCCACTATGCCAGTGAGAGGGCAGACAAGCCCTTTATAGCCCAAAACTGTGCAGCCATACCAGAGAGCTTGCTTGAAGCCATGCTATTTGGTACGGAAAAGGGAAGTTTCACAGGAGCCATGAGCAAAGTTGGGTTATTTGAACATGCTAATGGAGGAACCTTATTTTTAGATGAGATAAATTCCATGGGAGAAAAGCTTCAAAGTAAATTATTGAGGGTATTACAAGAAAAGATCATAAGGCGAGTTGGAGGACTTAAGGACATTGTGGTAGATGTGAGAATAATTGCATCTACAAATGAAGAACCCTATAAAATTATTGAAGAGAAAAGGCTAAGAAAAGATTTATTTTATAGAATAAATGTAATGCCTGTAAATTTACCTCCCCTTAGGGAACGAAGAGAGGATATTGAAGTTTTAGTAGAACATTTCATAGAGAAGTATAATAGAAAATTGAATGTAAACATTAAAAAAGTAGAGAAGGATGTAATAAAGTACTTTAAAAAATATAACTGGCCAGGGAATATTAGGGAACTAGAAAACTATATTCAGGGGGCTATGAACGTGGTTGGTGAAGATGAAATATTGAGAAAAGAACATTTTTCTCCCCATGTAAATACTAATGTTTTCAAGTTTCATGCTGAAAATAAATATAAACTACAGGGAACATTACCAGATACCCTAATAGCCATTGAAAAAGAAATGATTAAGGATGCATTAAACAATAATAATGGAAATATTTCAAAGGCAGCAGACCTATTAGGAATAAAAAGGCAGACTCTACAGCACAAATTAAAAAAATATAATTTAAAAGGTGATTAA
- a CDS encoding glucose-1-phosphate adenylyltransferase → MIKSKEEIVAMLLAGGRGSRLRELTRKMAKPAIYFGGKYRLIDFTLSNCSNSGINTVGVLTQYNPLELNYHIGIGSDWHIHRPNGTVTILPPYAGLGGGRWYRGTANAIYENIDFVDRYEPEYVLILSGDHVYKMNYYSLLEYHKKKKSLVTVAATRVPWQETSRFGIMNIDKNNRIYEFQEKRKDATSNLASMGVYIFNWNVLKKYLIEDEKNSNSSNDFGKDIIPKVLEDRLDMFAYEFKGYWRDVGTVESLWQANMDLLKENSELNLYDNSWKVYSKYLIYPPHYVGETGNVKSTILSEGCIIHGEVQNSVLSPEVYIGKNSKVIDSVVMPNVIIKENVTLERVIVMENTVVKSGTRINNRNNKILIINGSLKGL, encoded by the coding sequence ATGATAAAGTCAAAAGAAGAAATAGTTGCAATGTTATTAGCAGGAGGTCGTGGATCACGATTAAGAGAATTGACTAGGAAGATGGCAAAGCCTGCAATTTATTTTGGAGGAAAATATAGACTTATTGATTTTACCTTGAGCAATTGCTCCAATTCAGGAATTAATACTGTTGGGGTACTGACGCAATATAACCCTTTAGAATTAAATTATCATATAGGAATTGGCAGTGATTGGCATATTCATAGGCCAAATGGTACTGTAACCATTTTACCACCTTATGCAGGATTAGGAGGAGGTAGATGGTATAGGGGAACTGCAAATGCCATATATGAAAATATTGATTTTGTAGATAGATATGAACCTGAATATGTTCTCATTTTATCGGGAGATCATGTCTATAAAATGAACTATTATTCATTATTAGAATATCATAAAAAGAAAAAATCATTAGTTACCGTTGCTGCTACTAGAGTGCCATGGCAGGAAACAAGTAGGTTTGGAATAATGAATATAGATAAGAACAATAGAATTTATGAATTTCAAGAAAAGAGAAAAGATGCCACAAGTAATTTGGCTTCAATGGGAGTGTATATCTTTAACTGGAATGTACTAAAAAAATATTTAATTGAAGATGAAAAGAACTCTAACTCTAGTAATGATTTTGGAAAAGATATTATTCCAAAAGTATTAGAGGATAGATTAGATATGTTTGCTTATGAATTTAAGGGATATTGGAGAGATGTGGGAACAGTAGAAAGTTTATGGCAAGCCAATATGGACTTACTAAAAGAAAATAGTGAGTTAAATTTATATGATAATAGCTGGAAGGTATACTCAAAATACCTTATTTATCCACCTCACTATGTGGGTGAAACTGGTAATGTTAAATCCACCATTTTAAGTGAAGGATGTATTATTCATGGAGAAGTACAAAACTCAGTTTTATCTCCAGAAGTGTATATAGGGAAAAATTCTAAAGTTATAGATTCAGTAGTTATGCCAAATGTCATTATTAAAGAAAATGTAACTTTGGAAAGGGTTATTGTCATGGAGAATACTGTTGTAAAGTCAGGAACTAGAATAAACAATAGAAATAATAAAATTTTAATTATAAACGGTAGCTTGAAAGGACTGTGA
- the glgA gene encoding glycogen synthase GlgA — translation MLKVLYVASEAVPFMKVGGLADVAFSLPRELRKLGIDIRVIIPKYKGILKKFKSKMAYVTKFMVPVGWEKQKCKIEYLEYEGVPFYFIDEEYYFHRDGIYGFYDDEERFSYFCKGVLGTIENLDFKPHIIHCNDWHSGMICPLLKEYKRDNPKFSNIKTMFTIHNLKYQGIYDKKILRSLLNLGMEYYNDDAIKLYDGVSFMKAGINYADVVTTVSKTYAKEIQNPSYGEGLDGPLRKRKDNLYGIVNGVDYQIYDPNKDDNIFAKYNINSLGNKVENKVNLQKLLNLPQNKEVPVVAMVSRLTYAKGIKLLIPILDELLAKDIQMVILGTGDREIESRIKDFAHKYPEKLSANILFHENLAHKIYASSDMFLMPSLREPCGLSQLIALKYGSIPIVRSTGGLKDTVNPYCESTGEGNGFTFIDCNGDEILNTINMALKFYEDKNMWKKIITNAMGSDYSWKNSTIEYKKLYESLVKG, via the coding sequence GTGTTAAAAGTACTATATGTGGCATCTGAAGCTGTTCCCTTTATGAAGGTAGGAGGACTTGCAGACGTGGCATTTTCTTTACCAAGGGAACTAAGAAAACTTGGAATTGATATAAGAGTTATAATCCCAAAATATAAGGGGATTTTAAAAAAGTTTAAAAGTAAAATGGCGTATGTGACTAAATTCATGGTTCCAGTAGGATGGGAAAAACAAAAGTGTAAGATTGAATATTTAGAATATGAGGGTGTTCCCTTTTACTTTATTGATGAAGAATACTATTTTCATAGGGATGGCATATATGGATTTTATGATGATGAAGAAAGATTTTCATATTTTTGCAAAGGCGTATTGGGAACAATAGAAAATCTGGATTTCAAACCACATATTATTCATTGTAATGATTGGCATAGTGGTATGATTTGTCCCCTATTGAAGGAATATAAAAGGGACAACCCTAAGTTTTCCAATATAAAAACTATGTTTACCATACACAATTTAAAGTATCAAGGGATTTATGATAAAAAAATTCTAAGATCCTTATTAAACTTGGGAATGGAGTATTATAATGATGATGCTATTAAACTTTACGACGGAGTAAGTTTCATGAAGGCAGGAATCAATTATGCTGACGTAGTTACAACCGTTAGCAAGACCTACGCCAAAGAAATACAAAACCCATCATATGGTGAAGGGCTAGATGGGCCTCTAAGGAAGAGAAAGGATAACTTATATGGCATTGTAAATGGAGTAGATTACCAAATTTATGATCCTAACAAGGATGATAATATTTTTGCTAAATACAATATAAATTCTTTGGGAAATAAGGTGGAAAACAAAGTTAATCTACAAAAATTATTAAATTTGCCACAAAATAAAGAAGTACCCGTAGTTGCTATGGTTTCTAGATTGACATATGCCAAAGGAATAAAATTATTGATCCCTATACTTGATGAGCTATTAGCTAAAGATATACAGATGGTAATTTTAGGGACAGGTGATAGGGAAATTGAATCTAGAATAAAGGATTTTGCTCATAAGTATCCTGAAAAATTATCAGCTAATATTTTGTTTCATGAGAATTTAGCACATAAAATATATGCTTCTTCGGACATGTTCTTAATGCCTTCTTTAAGGGAACCTTGTGGATTATCCCAGTTAATCGCTCTTAAATATGGAAGTATTCCTATTGTAAGAAGCACTGGAGGATTAAAGGATACGGTCAATCCATACTGTGAATCTACTGGAGAAGGTAATGGCTTTACTTTTATTGATTGTAATGGGGATGAAATACTCAATACAATTAATATGGCATTGAAGTTTTATGAAGATAAAAATATGTGGAAAAAAATTATTACAAATGCCATGGGATCAGATTATAGTTGGAAAAATTCTACTATAGAATATAAAAAGTTATATGAAAGTTTAGTTAAGGGTTAA
- the ord gene encoding 2,4-diaminopentanoate dehydrogenase: protein MSRENVKVIIWGLGAMGGGMAKMLLKKKGVEIVGVVGRGKKIGMSMFDLLGVERGDREDVLMGSMEDVITEKAADVVLLCTDSFTKNSFEKIQYCLERKINVVSSAEEMAYPMAQEPELTKEMDRIAKENGVTVLGTGINPGLIMDLLVVTLTGACEEVDSITARRVNSLSPFGPAVMEEQGIGITVDEFNKGVEEGTLAGHVGFPESVRMISDAIGWELSGDIKQSMEPIVSNVYRKSPYGEAKAGNVAGCAMKGFGYVDGEMKIEMDHPQQIEPELEGTNTGDYIIIKGTPDINMSITPEVPGGIGTIAMCVNMIPHVINSRPGVKTMLDLPVPRAIMGDMRDLIEG, encoded by the coding sequence ATGAGCAGAGAAAATGTAAAAGTGATTATTTGGGGATTAGGAGCCATGGGCGGCGGAATGGCTAAAATGTTACTTAAAAAGAAAGGTGTAGAAATAGTAGGAGTAGTAGGAAGAGGAAAGAAAATTGGAATGAGTATGTTTGACCTTCTAGGCGTTGAAAGAGGAGACAGAGAAGACGTACTTATGGGGTCTATGGAAGATGTTATTACTGAGAAGGCTGCAGATGTGGTTTTACTTTGTACTGACTCCTTTACTAAAAATTCTTTTGAGAAGATTCAGTATTGTTTAGAGAGAAAGATAAATGTTGTTTCTAGTGCAGAAGAAATGGCTTATCCAATGGCACAAGAACCAGAACTTACTAAGGAAATGGATAGAATAGCTAAGGAAAACGGTGTAACTGTACTAGGTACAGGAATAAATCCAGGACTTATTATGGACTTATTAGTAGTAACTTTAACTGGAGCTTGTGAAGAAGTAGATAGTATAACTGCAAGAAGAGTAAACAGTTTATCACCATTTGGTCCAGCAGTTATGGAAGAACAAGGTATCGGTATTACAGTAGATGAATTCAACAAAGGTGTAGAAGAGGGAACATTAGCAGGACACGTAGGATTCCCTGAGTCAGTTAGAATGATTTCAGATGCTATTGGTTGGGAATTAAGTGGAGATATTAAACAATCTATGGAACCAATCGTATCTAATGTATATAGAAAGTCTCCATATGGAGAAGCGAAGGCAGGTAATGTGGCAGGTTGTGCTATGAAGGGCTTTGGTTATGTGGATGGAGAAATGAAAATCGAAATGGATCATCCTCAACAAATAGAGCCAGAATTAGAAGGAACTAATACGGGAGACTATATCATTATAAAGGGAACTCCTGATATAAATATGAGTATAACTCCAGAAGTACCAGGTGGAATAGGAACAATAGCTATGTGTGTAAACATGATCCCTCATGTTATAAATTCAAGACCAGGAGTTAAAACTATGTTAGACTTACCTGTTCCAAGAGCTATTATGGGAGACATGAGAGATTTAATAGAAGGGTAG
- the ortA gene encoding 2-amino-4-oxopentanoate thiolase subunit OrtA: MMAKAGDWVLIHNIVLKPEERAPQVPDDTKKVPLECLVKGFLIEDGVVGDTVRVKTITGRIEQGTLREVNPTYTHDYGKFIPELLQIGITLRETLFGGEDNE; encoded by the coding sequence ATGATGGCGAAGGCTGGAGATTGGGTGTTAATACACAATATAGTGTTAAAACCAGAAGAAAGAGCACCTCAAGTGCCTGATGATACAAAGAAGGTACCACTTGAGTGCTTAGTTAAAGGTTTTTTAATAGAAGATGGTGTAGTGGGAGATACAGTAAGAGTAAAGACTATTACTGGAAGAATAGAGCAGGGAACATTAAGAGAAGTTAATCCTACTTATACTCACGACTATGGAAAGTTTATTCCAGAATTACTTCAAATAGGAATTACTTTAAGAGAAACACTATTTGGAGGTGAAGACAATGAGTAA
- the ortB gene encoding 2-amino-4-oxopentanoate thiolase subunit OrtB codes for MSKDMSYAGVMSRRNEIMKNAIGIDYDVFESGGISFDYEKMMRETGYTLEEMTKIQRSTGVGNTPLLEMKNITKLVRKISPEGKGARIFIKDEAANPSGSFKARRAANAVYHAKKLGYKGVIAATSGNYGAAVASQAAMYGLKCIIVQECYDSQGKGQPEIIEKARKCEAYGAEVIQLTTGPELFYTFLKLLEETGYFNASLYTPFGIAGVETLGYEISMECREKFGRDPDVVVCTNAGGGNLTGTARGLQKAGADLVEVVAASVDLSGLHMASDTQFNKKSFTTGHTGFGIPFSTWPDRSDVPRSAGRPLRYMDRYVIVTQGEVFYTTEALAQLEGVERGPAGNTSLAAAISIARELDEDKIIIVQETEYTGAGKHIQPQLSFARDNGIEIRFGDPKDEVPGENIILPKDPSYIKANDIDLNKLKRSYIKNCIEKNPDSHVTKEDIQFLAEDTKSSVEFVESILKDL; via the coding sequence ATGAGTAAAGACATGAGTTATGCTGGTGTAATGTCAAGACGTAATGAAATAATGAAAAACGCCATAGGTATAGATTATGACGTATTTGAATCTGGAGGTATATCCTTTGACTATGAAAAGATGATGAGAGAGACTGGGTATACTCTAGAGGAAATGACTAAAATACAAAGAAGCACAGGAGTTGGAAATACTCCACTTTTAGAAATGAAAAATATAACTAAATTAGTTAGAAAAATTTCTCCTGAAGGAAAGGGAGCTAGGATTTTCATAAAGGATGAAGCCGCAAATCCTTCAGGAAGTTTTAAAGCAAGAAGGGCTGCAAATGCAGTTTATCATGCTAAAAAATTAGGATATAAGGGAGTAATTGCAGCCACTAGTGGAAACTACGGAGCAGCAGTTGCATCTCAGGCAGCCATGTATGGACTTAAATGTATTATTGTGCAAGAATGTTATGACTCTCAAGGTAAGGGACAGCCAGAGATTATAGAAAAGGCTAGAAAATGTGAGGCCTATGGAGCAGAAGTAATACAGCTTACAACAGGACCTGAACTTTTCTATACTTTCTTAAAACTACTAGAGGAAACTGGATATTTCAATGCATCTTTATATACTCCATTTGGAATTGCAGGGGTAGAAACATTGGGGTATGAAATTTCAATGGAATGTAGAGAAAAATTTGGAAGAGATCCAGACGTGGTAGTTTGTACTAATGCAGGAGGAGGAAACTTAACAGGAACAGCTAGAGGTCTACAAAAAGCTGGTGCTGATTTAGTGGAAGTAGTAGCGGCAAGTGTGGATTTGTCAGGACTTCATATGGCCAGTGATACGCAATTTAACAAGAAGTCCTTCACAACGGGACATACAGGGTTTGGAATTCCTTTTTCAACTTGGCCAGACAGATCAGATGTTCCACGTTCAGCTGGAAGACCACTTAGATATATGGACCGATATGTGATTGTTACTCAAGGAGAAGTTTTCTATACAACGGAAGCATTAGCACAACTTGAAGGTGTAGAAAGGGGTCCTGCTGGAAATACATCCCTAGCAGCGGCCATATCAATAGCAAGAGAATTAGATGAGGATAAGATAATAATAGTACAGGAAACTGAGTACACAGGAGCAGGAAAGCATATTCAACCACAATTATCCTTTGCTAGAGACAATGGTATAGAAATTAGATTTGGTGATCCTAAAGATGAAGTACCGGGGGAAAATATAATTTTACCTAAGGACCCAAGTTATATTAAAGCTAATGACATTGATTTA